In Corticium candelabrum chromosome 1, ooCorCand1.1, whole genome shotgun sequence, the genomic stretch ACTTACCCTACACTTGACTATCATTTTCTGCACGAATTGCCCATGTCTATACAAAGTATTTGCATGCGTCAGGTAGCACTCTAAACTAGCAATTGAATGTAGAATATTTCCTTTATATATACCATGAAATCTTTGCCCAATCGTCTGATCAAGTTGACTAAGTACTTTGCAACGCACTAtatctaaacaaactaaaaGAAACCTTCTTAAAATTTACATAGGTCCAAAGTAGAGCAATCAAGGTGACAACAGTTGACCAAACTATAGGTGTGACATTTGAGATGGTAATTGCCAAAGGAGATTACGAATTTGTCCTCTATACAAGCGGCAACTCCCACGCACGAATCGATCCAGGTATGGTGCACTTGGTAAAGTCTAAATCTTtgagaattaattaagcagatGTGAAAACTGTTTTTGATAataataaacaagcaaacttacataaatatttttgtaaacCAAATAAATAGAAAACCATTTACGACAGCAAAATCATTCGGGTTCCCAATATCAGAAATATTCGCAAACGGCTTAAACCATTTGGAAATGGTTTACCTTCCTAAACCATTTGCAAACGGTCTAAACCATTTGAAAACGGTCTGCATTATATGGTCTAACCGATTTGGAAACGGTCTAACCAAATACGAATTCGCAAACGGTTTAGACCATTTGCGAACGTTTAGTTTTGCAATTGGTTTACATCAGGGTCGACTCCTAGAGAGGAGACCGTCTAAATACTGTGGCATGCGTTTGCATGACTGTGGTGTAGAACTCAGTCTTCATGCACGGTTTCGTGGCGATCAGCCTGGCAATTTTGGCGTGACTGAtgttacagacacacagacagatcagacttttaTAGATATAGAGATTGGCTTTGTCTGAAGGTTAGCAAACTAAACACTCCCTGGTAGCTAGCCTACATGCTTGTTTCACCATCTGCACGTCTGTCTCCATAAATTATAATCAAATTCAAAGTCTTCTACATAGAAGAAGTCCTTACCACCGCATTTCAGCATCTGTCATCTTTGCTTCTTGACCTCCTGGATCTGGACAACACAAACTAATTCGCAATTGGTGTCCTTCACCCGATGCATGAGCCACCAAAACGCAACTCTGCCTAGTAATATACCCTTGCATTTCTATACAATCAGAGAGAAAGTGAGAATTATAGAGTGGAATacatgtatacgtatataAAATTGTTAGACTATTCACATGATCAGAGAACATTGCTGattatcaacaacaacaactgtgTAATAgtatcatgtatgtatatgcataGTATagtacgtactgtacacaaCTACACTACtaatcattgatattaatcaatCTATCTATGTGTGTACAGTCGTTCAACTCACTGGGATTCCTTTCAGTGTCAGCTGCCCAAACTAGAAAAGACTTTAGAAACTTTCTTGAGCGTGTTATTTCTACAGCCATGGCAAGAGCCAGTCTGAGGTGGTAGACAAGTACGGAGAGCTCTGTTCTCAAACTCTGTACTGGATACGGGCTGCTAGCCTTGTACGTATACCGGAAACAAAACCATAGCGTAGACGAGTGCAAAAAGTCAGACATACTTACAGTAAATAAACGTCTTGCTATCCCGTATGCGTGGGTGGAAGAGCGCGCTTCATGTTTCACGTAGGCATGTTCTGTCTCTTGCGTTAGCTACATCTAGTAATATGTTATGTGTATTGGAAGAGGCCTTTGCTATTGTGGAACATTTCTGCCCGGTTGCGTTTGGCTTCGAGAGTGACGAGATCTGCAGCTCCACTCTCAGCCAGGGATGCGCGCCCAGTTGGATTCAGATGCATTCGAGTGAAGTCAACTTCATTGCTACCGCCGCCTAAAGTTCGTTCTTTGAGGGCAACGAAAAAGAGAGCAAATGAGAAGATGCAGGTAAGAGTTATTAGGATCTGCTAAATTTTTGGACGTCCTAGAGCAGATGCCGCCAATTAATACGTATCAAACATGTCTggtcagacaggcaaataaacTAAAATAGTAGAGTAGTACGTTGGCAATGCAAATCTGTAATAAAGCACGTTTAATAAATAAGACTGAATTTTTTGCTTTACTGTAGTTGCTAGCTAATCaggtaagttaattaagttaagctTACAGCGAGGGTATATTTTAGCTAATGATGACCAACTGACAACATTTGATGACAACTGACGTAGACAACATACTAGttctacggtatccgtaggcgcctcgcgtacgtgagtaacacttccaacggagctttcagaccgtctactgaaacgcgagtcctagctagacaatacgtatttgtttcaacatgcaaacttcctagtagtttagattacgtatataggcctggtataggtagtcgtcgtcgttttgcgatcgtgatcaagaccattgaaatgtacagtctagatatgcactcagttccgttgtaaccacagtggtatggtatttactgacatagaaattgatatcatcgaacattgactatcaacagtgttagatgcagcacagtgtagtaaaggattgattgtagtatgggacgtgtgaatagttgactgtaggtggcattcagctaataaaggtgtttcttggttgtcacataCACCCAGttcctagctacaatacaaaaggatggggcaaCGAAACTTAATGAAGCaaatgaagcattttctttgtggtttggtcacttgcacgaatcgttcttagactcatctgtaatgGGACACGGAAatgattttttaaggtaggtcctatcatgaaacgtggtcatggggagcagaaatttgagatttgtgtgtacacacacacatatatatataccaaaagctcgatggagacccatataggaccacgcccatttctgttgtgcgacttGGATTAGTCACTGACAAATAAAGCAGAAAAGTGATCGATATGTACATTGGGGGGGAGGGGTGATGCTGTGAGGAACTAGACATTGAGAAATTGACAATGGTTGTATTATCTGAATAGAGAAGGAGATGGTGTATTTAATTTGTGTACAGGAGTCAATGTGCATTGCGTTTGCAACTGCTGAGATGTGCAGTCTTCAAAAGGTACAAGAGGCTTTACAACAAGACCACTCTTTCATAGTTACGCACTTACCCGAAGGCATGATTTGGCTTAATGTTTCAGTTATTGCTATTGGTAATCTAGCACTGGATTGCTTTGTTTTAGATGTATGGAATGCAGTTCATGCTACAGTCAAGTCTGACGAAACACAACCCAGTGGGGACATCTTCATCTTCAGGTCTTGCACAATAATAGGAGCAAGCGCTGCACTTGTGCGTGTGCCCTACACACTTGCACGCATGCCTTGcctagtcttgcgtagccagaccttaacctCGCCCTCAACATTCCGGCAGCATGGGGCAGGGTAAGGAgttttggctacgcgagactatgcctcgcgcgcgcgtgcacacacacacacacacatgcacacacacacacacgccaacTTTGGGATTCTAAATGTGTTTGCTCTTGAAAATAAAAATGCTATCCAATTATGTTTGTTGCTAAGCAATTTTTCAAGAAAGAATAAAAGGAAAGCGGTCTAAGTAATTGAGACttagggtgcatttctttaccTTTTCTGGTCTTCTAGAAGAGCCACACAAGACCTCTTCTTGTTATTTCTTTGCTTCTCTCTCCTTCTTCTGAAAGACTTTCCATTTGACTTCCCCCAGTTTGTACTATACAACAGTgaacaatggctaccactttCGTGGCTATGTCTATATAACTGCAAGTGCTCAACGTCTGTGGTTTCTCTTCCAAATACCTCTACTGATTCCTACTGCACATGAATCTAGCTCTTTTACCACACTTCTGATGCCTGAATTCCAGAATACTAGAAGTAAAGAAATGGGCGCTAGTACAATGGTAGTCTACTTTACTGCAACACACGTTAGTTCTATGTTTTACTGACAGGTTTGGTACTGTAGTGTGTTGGAATGTTTCACAATCACAGGTAAGAAAGTTTATGTAGCTGTATGGGGTGTTGagtatatttattttattaaatgtagCAGCAGAAAGTACTGAAACTTGTGACTGCTTGTCTTTCTGGTGCGTATTCACCCAAAGCAGTTGAACAGGAATCTGAAACAATGGTTTTTGCGTACAAGAGGTTATTGACCTACTTTTACTCAATCAGAACTGTTATCACTTTTTTCTTATTTGTAGCGGCCACTCTCGATTACATCATGATACAATATTATTAGATTCTAATGTCCACGAAGATAAACGTCTATTGGAGAAATATGCTTTTTCTGATGCTATGTCACTATCAGGTGTGCCATTTGGTATCTACACTTTATGAACATTTTGTTATTTGCTGTCTTTATTGAATTCCTTTAGTGAAATTAGGGATGTGGGAGGCTGCACTTGACAAATATGTTGAATCTATTATTTGGGTGCCTCAGGTCTGAGTACAATAGTAAATTTACATGAAATGGCCTATCCTAGGCTTGCCTGTTGATGTGTTCATGTTGTAGACTCTGAAACTGGGACAAACCTTGAAGATCTCTAGAAAACAGGTTCTACAGAAGACGGGTGAACTGATTGCTCTTAGGTTCTTATTAACTTAGTTAACTCTGTAATCTTTAATGGACTTTGAAATAACTATAAAGCTGCTTAATTTAACTGGTTTGACATAAGAATAATCTCTGATGAAACAAAGCTGCCGTTAGTAAGAGAATCATTTAACTAAGTGATGGTAGATTAGCAACTTCAGTGACACAATGTGACGGTCTTTTTATTCAGACATGAAATGAACTTGATGCCTGATGTCTCAGGAACACCTGACTTTTACTGGGATCATCATGAACTGGAACTACTTTACCAACAAATGTGCCGTCATCTAGATGTATCACCTCGAAGGAAGGTGATTACAATTCAAGTATCCGTGACTATTTCTTTCTAGATTTTTCTACATAGATTGTAAACGAGAAGCTGGACTATTGCTCAGAACTGACTGAACTACTGAGAACACATATGGGTGAGCAGCACTCCAATCGTCTTGAGTGGCTAATCATCATCCTGATTGCTGTTGAGGTTTGATGGTCCATGTTCTGCAAGGAATCCAATTACATAATGATTATGTGTTTCATTATGTTGTGCTAGGTACTAATGGATATGCTCAAAGTTTCTAATTGGTCCAAGTAGAGACTGCCATGATTGTTCTGTTGTCAAATTTTCTTTGCAGTACAACTTTAAACTTCAATACACTCAATAGATGACTTCTATACGAAAGAAATCAATACTATAGGGTACTGTCAACAATGACAGAAGTCAAGTGTGTCACATGTCTAGGGACGTTTTACAT encodes the following:
- the LOC134187019 gene encoding required for meiotic nuclear division protein 1 homolog isoform X2 — encoded protein: MFHRPLLLWNISARLRLASRVTRSAAPLSARDARPVGFRCIRVKSTSLLPPPKVRSLRATKKRANEKMQESMCIAFATAEMCSLQKVQEALQQDHSFIVTHLPEDVWNAVHATVKSDETQPSGDIFIFRFGTVVCWNVSQSQQQKVLKLVTACLSGAYSPKAVEQESETMVFAYKSGHSRLHHDTILLDSNVHEDKRLLEKYAFSDAMSLSVKLGMWEAALDKYVESIIWVPQTLKLGQTLKISRKQVLQKTGELIALRHEMNLMPDVSGTPDFYWDHHELELLYQQMCRHLDVSPRRKIVNEKLDYCSELTELLRTHMGEQHSNRLEWLIIILIAVEV
- the LOC134186999 gene encoding uncharacterized protein LOC134186999 isoform X2; its protein translation is MSDFLHSSTLWFCFRYTYKASSPYPVQSLRTELSVLVYHLRLALAMAVEITRSRKFLKSFLVWAADTERNPKMQGYITRQSCVLVAHASGEGHQLRISLCCPDPGGQEAKMTDAEMRWGNRIMALVVTRLQLETVFAWLSTLGGAHSSLGEKFVEHAHHAGVLSKKQLLLALRLGDPILSAQCKLYYAFSLMQKGNKLDFPKPYQLKTNGFRQCVKHAKNDFSFI
- the LOC134187019 gene encoding required for meiotic nuclear division protein 1 homolog isoform X1, producing MFHRPLLLWNISARLRLASRVTRSAAPLSARDARPVGFRCIRVKSTSLLPPPKVRSLRATKKRANEKMQESMCIAFATAEMCSLQKVQEALQQDHSFIVTHLPEDVWNAVHATVKSDETQPSGDIFIFRFGTVVCWNVSQSQQQKVLKLVTACLSGAYSPKAVEQESETMVFAYKSGHSRLHHDTILLDSNVHEDKRLLEKYAFSDAMSLSVKLGMWEAALDKYVESIIWVPQTLKLGQTLKISRKQVLQKTGELIALRHEMNLMPDVSGTPDFYWDHHELELLYQQMCRHLDVSPRRKIVNEKLDYCSELTELLRTHMGEQHSNRLEWLIIILIAVEVLMDMLKVSNWSK
- the LOC134186999 gene encoding uncharacterized protein LOC134186999 isoform X3; the encoded protein is MSDFLHSSTLWFCFRYTYKASSPYPVQSLRTELSVLVYHLRLALAMAVEITRSRKFLKSFLVWAADTERNPKMQGYITRQSCVLVAHASGEGHQLRISLCCPDPGGQEAKMTDAEMRWGNRIMALVVTRLQLETVFAWLSTLGGAHSSLGEKFVEHAHHAGVLSKKQLLLALRLGDPILSAQCKLYYAFSLMQKE